Proteins encoded in a region of the Falco rusticolus isolate bFalRus1 chromosome 12, bFalRus1.pri, whole genome shotgun sequence genome:
- the ZFP36L2 gene encoding mRNA decay activator protein ZFP36L2, producing the protein MSTTLLSAFYDIDFLCKTEKSLTNLSSMLDKKAVGTPVTPPSSSFAPGFLRRHSTSNLPALAGGSKFPSPTGSSSSSTSSSSSSSSSFGSLKETSSGGGGGSSSPTALLNKENKFRDRSFSENGERSQHLMQQLQQQQQAAAGKGGGSGGGGGAPINSTRYKTELCRPFEESGACKYGEKCQFAHGFHELRSLTRHPKYKTELCRTFHTIGFCPYGPRCHFIHNADERRPAPGGGTAAPPAAAAAGPHHHPHHPPPHPAGSTGDLRAFAPRDHPLGGGGFGHPRGGGGERPKLHHSLSFSGFSAHHHHHHPHPHGAAPPPPGGRLDAALLESPGGSRTPPPPASASYCEELLSPPCANNAFAFSGQELGSLIAPLALHTQNFAAAAAAAAAAAAYYRCQQQPPPPGGGCPPPPASPPFSFQPLRRLSESPVFDAPPSPPDSLSDRESYLSGSLSSGSLSGSESPSLDSGRRLPIFSRLSISDD; encoded by the exons ATGTCGACGACGCTTTTATCTGCCTTCTACGACATTGACTTCTTGTGCAAG aCGGAGAAGTCCCTGACCAACCTCAGCAGCATGCTGGACAAGAAGGCCGTGGGGACCCCGGtgaccccccccagctccagcttcGCACCGGGCTTCCTGCGGCGGCACTCCACCAGCAACCTGCCGGCGCTGGCCGGCGGCTCCAAGTTCCCCAGTCCCACCGGCTCCAGctcttcctccacctcctcctcgtcctcctcctcctcctcgttCGGCAGCCTGAAGGAGACGAGCTccggcggaggcggcggcagcagcagccccacggCCTTGCTCAACAAGGAGAACAAGTTCCGGGACCGCTCCTTCAGCGAGAACGGCGAGCGCAGCCAGCACCtcatgcagcagctgcagcagcagcagcaggcggCGGCCGGCAAGGGGGGCGgctccggcggcggcggcggggcccccATCAACTCGACGCGCTACAAGACGGAGCTGTGCCGCCCCTTCGAGGAGAGCGGCGCCTGCAAGTACGGCGAGAAGTGCCAGTTCGCCCACGGCTTCCACGAGCTGCGCAGCCTCACCCGCCACCCCAAGTACAAGACCGAGCTCTGCCGCACCTTCCACACCATCGGCTTCTGCCCCTACGGGCCGCgctgccacttcatccacaaCGCCGACGAGCGCCGCCCGGCGCCCGGCGGGGGCacggccgccccccccgccgccgccgccgcggggccgcaCCACCACCCGCACCACCCGCCCCCGCACCCCGCCGGCAGCACCGGCGACCTCCGCGCCTTCGCCCCCCGCGACCACCCGCTGGGCGGCGGCGGCTTCGGGCAcccgcgcggcggcggcggggagcggcccAAGCTGCACCACAGCCTGAGCTTCTCCGGCTTCTCcgcccaccaccaccaccaccacccgcACCCCCAcggcgccgccccgccgccgcccggcggCCGCCTGGACGCCGCCCTGCTGGAGAGCCCCGGCGGGTCGCgcacgccgccgccgcccgcctccgCCTCGTACTGCGAGGAGCTGCTCTCGCCGCCCTGCGCCAACAACGCCTTCGCCTTCtcggggcaggagctgggcagcctcATCGCCCCGCTCGCCCTGCACACCCAGAACTtcgccgcggccgccgccgcagccgccgccgccgccgcctaCTaccgctgccagcagcagccgccgccgcccggagggggctgcccgccgccccccgcctcgcCGCCCTTCAGCTTCCAGCCCCTCCGCCGCCTCTCCGAGTCGCCCGTCTTCGACGCGCCGCCCAGCCCCCCGGACTCCCTCTCCGACCGGGAGAGCTACCTGAGCGGCTCGCTCAGCTCCGGCTCCCTCAGCGGCTCCGAGTCGCCCAGCCTGGACTCGGGCCGCCGCCTGCCCATCTTCAGCCGCCTCTCCATCTCCGACGACTag